The proteins below are encoded in one region of Rhodothermales bacterium:
- the tig gene encoding trigger factor, whose protein sequence is MQTEIKNLSDVELQLEITATFDDMKEDLEKALRAQRTRTTMKGFRPGKVPTSMVQKIYGKALAYGVAEDLVQRTFQEEVLKDGKYDVLGQPTITDLEFDYDTKGNLTATVGFGIRPTFELQDMSKTEIRRLVHTVEDDEIEKEVQAMLESRAEFFPEEGPATKTSYVVVDLERVDEKGETVEGSRQESVPFLLSDENLMPALRKGLTGAKEGETVDVKFPAHDSDEERSYKMTVKEVKRRELPELTDELAKELTNEQLETADALRAEIRKQVEGGWKKRQTEMFESDVVEALIAKHDFLIPASVVEMYQDAYVKELKSRQKDDKLPAGFDVDAYKESRREEAEDQARWMFIRDAIIAKHNLEVSDEQMDAHYAQMAEEGGFPAEMMKQYYQSMPQMLQNVQERMLSEQVFNTLASEMKVTEVDLETYRKKAEK, encoded by the coding sequence ATGCAGACCGAAATCAAGAACCTGTCCGACGTCGAGCTCCAGCTCGAAATCACCGCCACCTTCGATGACATGAAGGAAGACCTGGAGAAGGCACTTCGGGCCCAGCGCACGCGGACGACCATGAAGGGCTTCCGGCCGGGCAAGGTCCCCACGTCCATGGTGCAGAAAATCTACGGAAAGGCCCTGGCCTACGGCGTGGCAGAGGATCTGGTGCAGCGAACGTTCCAGGAGGAAGTGCTCAAGGACGGCAAATACGATGTGCTCGGGCAGCCGACCATCACCGACCTGGAATTCGACTACGATACCAAAGGCAACCTGACGGCCACCGTCGGTTTCGGCATCCGCCCGACGTTCGAACTGCAGGACATGTCGAAGACGGAAATCCGCCGCCTGGTGCACACGGTCGAGGACGACGAAATCGAGAAGGAAGTCCAGGCCATGCTGGAGTCCCGCGCCGAGTTCTTCCCTGAGGAAGGTCCGGCCACCAAGACCTCCTACGTGGTCGTGGACCTGGAGCGCGTGGACGAGAAGGGCGAGACGGTCGAAGGCAGCCGCCAGGAATCGGTCCCCTTCCTGCTGTCGGACGAGAACCTCATGCCGGCCCTGCGCAAGGGCCTCACGGGCGCCAAGGAAGGCGAGACGGTGGACGTGAAATTCCCTGCCCACGACTCGGACGAGGAGCGCTCCTACAAGATGACCGTCAAGGAAGTCAAGCGCCGCGAACTTCCGGAGCTGACGGACGAACTGGCCAAGGAGCTCACCAACGAGCAGCTGGAAACGGCCGACGCGCTGCGTGCGGAAATCCGCAAACAGGTGGAAGGCGGCTGGAAGAAGCGCCAGACCGAGATGTTCGAATCGGACGTGGTCGAGGCCCTGATTGCCAAGCATGATTTCCTCATTCCGGCCTCGGTCGTGGAAATGTACCAGGATGCCTACGTCAAGGAGCTGAAGAGCCGGCAGAAGGACGACAAGCTGCCCGCCGGATTCGACGTGGATGCCTACAAGGAGTCGCGTCGCGAGGAAGCCGAGGATCAGGCCCGCTGGATGTTCATCCGCGATGCCATCATTGCGAAGCACAACCTCGAGGTCAGCGACGAGCAGATGGACGCCCACTACGCGCAGATGGCCGAAGAGGGCGGCTTCCCGGCCGAGATGATGAAGCAGTACTACCAGTCCATGCCGCAGATGCTGCAGAACGTGCAGGAGCGCATGCTGTCGGAGCAGGTGTTCAACACACTGGCTTCCGAAATGAAGGTCACGGAAGTGGATCTGGAAACGTACCGCAAGAAGGCGGAGAAGTAG
- the clpP gene encoding ATP-dependent Clp endopeptidase proteolytic subunit ClpP, which yields MVDDFLKFSRSLGKLPSDIYSGPSRDGQMSTLVPMVVEQSSRGERAYDIFSRLLKERIIMLGSGINDAVANLMVAQLLYLTSEDPDRDINIYINSPGGSIDSGLAIYDTMQYIQPKVSTICVGLAASMGSVLLAAGANGKRAALPNSRIMIHQPWMGGVQGQASDIEIHAREILKMKQVLYQILADHSGQTPERIESDGDRDHWMSAAEAKNYGLIDNVLTPGTNTQKKAE from the coding sequence ATGGTCGACGATTTCCTGAAGTTCAGCCGCAGCCTCGGCAAACTCCCTTCCGACATTTACTCGGGCCCGTCCCGTGACGGCCAGATGAGCACGCTCGTGCCCATGGTCGTCGAGCAGTCCAGCCGTGGCGAGCGCGCGTACGACATCTTCAGCCGTTTGCTGAAGGAGCGGATTATCATGCTCGGATCGGGCATCAACGATGCCGTAGCCAACCTCATGGTCGCCCAGCTCCTGTACCTGACGAGCGAGGACCCGGACCGGGACATCAACATCTACATCAACTCGCCGGGTGGTTCCATAGACAGCGGTCTCGCCATCTACGACACCATGCAGTACATCCAGCCCAAAGTCTCGACCATCTGTGTCGGACTTGCGGCATCCATGGGCTCGGTCCTCCTGGCGGCCGGCGCGAACGGCAAGCGCGCGGCGCTGCCCAACTCGCGCATCATGATCCATCAGCCCTGGATGGGCGGCGTGCAGGGCCAGGCATCGGACATCGAAATCCATGCCCGCGAAATCCTGAAGATGAAGCAGGTACTCTACCAGATCCTGGCCGACCACTCGGGACAGACGCCCGAGCGGATTGAATCCGACGGCGACCGCGATCACTGGATGAGCGCAGCCGAAGCCAAGAACTACGGCCTCATTGACAACGTCCTGACGCCGGGTACCAACACCCAGAAGAAGGCGGAGTAG
- a CDS encoding DinB family protein — MSETTTFREQSERLSAVIRQTTPLLRDIDDETAAHRPAPGKWSRLEIMGHLVDSASNNHQRFVRAPFADGPFRFPQYDQNRSVELAAWQDMDWDHLVTLWTLYNQTLARVMAHLPDAAADKECRIGTYPPMTLLALVVDYTDHLEHHLKAVLTAAGD; from the coding sequence ATGTCCGAAACCACCACGTTCCGCGAGCAATCCGAGCGGCTTTCCGCCGTCATCCGCCAGACCACCCCGCTCCTCCGGGACATCGATGACGAGACCGCGGCGCATCGGCCAGCTCCCGGAAAATGGTCCCGACTGGAGATCATGGGGCATCTCGTGGACAGCGCATCGAACAATCATCAGCGCTTCGTACGGGCGCCCTTCGCCGATGGGCCCTTCCGGTTTCCCCAGTACGACCAGAACCGGTCCGTGGAACTGGCCGCCTGGCAGGACATGGACTGGGACCACCTGGTGACGCTGTGGACGCTGTACAACCAGACCCTCGCCCGCGTCATGGCGCATCTTCCGGATGCCGCTGCCGACAAGGAATGCCGGATAGGCACCTACCCGCCCATGACGTTGCTGGCGCTGGTCGTGGATTACACGGACCACCTGGAGCATCATTTGAAAGCCGTTCTGACCGCCGCCGGGGACTGA
- a CDS encoding EamA family transporter has translation MLDTPSLMKKLLAFLAVYVIWGSTYISIAFAIETLPPFMMLALRFGVAGAILYGGLRLRGTPPPLRAPVLHAFWVGALSLGVGTGAVAWAEQHVASGVIALVVTTVPFWMVLIDWKFFNGGAPVWQVVLGLVLGAIGIGILAGPDLRSGAAGIGVLAVLFGSASWSIGSMQSKRSTMPQDPLMSAAAQMIGAGLFLAVVSAAWGEWSGFSPTDVTARSFLSWAYLVVFGSLVGYSAYVWLLKHVPSKQVASYAFVNPVVAVLLGWWLASETLTPRTGLAMCILTSAVALIVYFGRDRRARVDPLLQSET, from the coding sequence ATGCTTGACACGCCGTCGCTCATGAAAAAACTCCTGGCCTTCCTGGCGGTCTACGTCATCTGGGGGTCCACCTACATTTCGATTGCGTTCGCCATCGAGACCTTGCCGCCGTTCATGATGCTGGCCCTCCGGTTCGGCGTGGCGGGGGCCATCCTGTATGGGGGGCTGCGGCTCAGGGGCACGCCCCCGCCACTCCGGGCGCCGGTCCTGCATGCCTTCTGGGTGGGGGCGTTGAGCCTGGGCGTGGGTACGGGCGCGGTGGCCTGGGCCGAGCAGCATGTGGCGTCGGGGGTGATAGCCCTCGTCGTCACGACCGTCCCGTTCTGGATGGTGCTCATTGACTGGAAGTTTTTCAACGGGGGCGCGCCCGTCTGGCAGGTGGTGCTCGGCCTGGTGCTGGGCGCCATCGGCATCGGCATCCTGGCCGGCCCCGATCTGCGCTCCGGGGCGGCCGGTATCGGCGTCCTGGCCGTGCTCTTCGGCTCGGCGTCCTGGTCCATCGGGTCCATGCAGAGCAAGCGCAGCACCATGCCCCAGGATCCGCTCATGTCCGCGGCCGCCCAGATGATCGGGGCCGGCCTCTTCCTGGCGGTGGTATCGGCCGCTTGGGGGGAATGGAGCGGATTCTCGCCCACCGACGTCACCGCCCGGTCGTTCCTGAGCTGGGCGTATCTGGTGGTGTTCGGCTCCCTCGTGGGCTACTCGGCCTACGTCTGGCTGCTGAAGCACGTGCCGTCGAAGCAGGTCGCATCCTATGCCTTCGTTAACCCGGTCGTCGCGGTCCTGCTGGGTTGGTGGCTGGCGTCGGAGACATTGACACCCCGCACTGGCCTGGCCATGTGCATCCTGACCTCGGCGGTAGCCCTCATCGTGTATTTCGGGCGCGACCGCCGAGCCCGCGTAGACCCGCTCCTCCAATCCGAAACCTGA
- a CDS encoding T9SS type A sorting domain-containing protein has translation MNRILFFLALLAAAFVQHVHAQAVGVVDDVTYFAQSEPGGSLELQSRSVFEYNGPYVTQSTDEVWTGQSWAPESRTTYSGNLFNMETGSSVWNAVSASWEPVDQTTIEWFFDLFTGEIMAPASEVYAIWDGTAFVNDTRTVYTYDDNAVIEVEQTDTWNGGAWIPTERELYTEENGQVMVTTQEYDGAAWTNTARVTWPFATRAEFQELALELAQSSVHYDGILLILASLPVTTTDYWTGSDWMPAERGNALYDLFTGRRLSVTQEMFDGQTWTAVSRLSFAYNESGQMTNLTFELADGPESWSAWQSDSYTWNDKNDLASISSEIFPGTEFAILTRTDLTWRYFSVDTEPDPQPVSHELLSTWPNPFNPSAQIGYRVATSGDVTVAVYDQLGRHIATLHDGFQSAGEHQVTFRADHLPSGNYVVRMTTPVGQSTRMMTLLK, from the coding sequence ATGAACCGAATTCTCTTTTTCCTCGCCCTGTTGGCTGCTGCCTTCGTGCAGCACGTCCACGCCCAAGCCGTCGGCGTGGTTGACGACGTCACCTACTTCGCACAGTCCGAGCCTGGTGGATCGCTCGAGCTGCAATCGCGCTCTGTCTTCGAATACAATGGCCCGTACGTCACCCAGTCCACCGACGAAGTCTGGACCGGCCAGTCCTGGGCGCCTGAGTCCCGCACCACGTACTCCGGTAACCTCTTCAACATGGAGACCGGAAGCTCCGTGTGGAACGCCGTGTCGGCGTCATGGGAGCCCGTCGACCAGACGACCATCGAGTGGTTTTTCGACCTCTTCACGGGCGAAATCATGGCTCCTGCCTCTGAAGTCTACGCCATCTGGGACGGCACGGCGTTCGTGAACGATACCCGCACCGTCTACACCTACGACGACAACGCGGTCATCGAAGTGGAACAGACCGACACGTGGAATGGTGGGGCATGGATACCGACCGAACGCGAACTGTACACCGAGGAGAACGGCCAGGTCATGGTTACGACGCAGGAATATGACGGAGCCGCGTGGACCAACACGGCGCGCGTGACCTGGCCGTTTGCTACCCGCGCGGAGTTCCAGGAATTGGCACTTGAACTGGCCCAATCCAGCGTCCACTACGACGGAATCCTGCTTATCCTCGCCTCCCTCCCGGTCACAACGACCGACTATTGGACCGGATCGGACTGGATGCCCGCGGAACGGGGAAACGCGCTCTACGACTTGTTCACCGGCAGACGTCTCAGCGTGACCCAGGAGATGTTCGACGGTCAGACGTGGACGGCCGTCAGCCGCTTGTCCTTCGCGTACAATGAGTCGGGCCAGATGACCAACTTGACGTTCGAGTTGGCCGATGGACCCGAAAGCTGGTCTGCCTGGCAGTCCGATTCATATACCTGGAACGACAAGAACGACCTCGCCAGCATCTCGTCAGAAATTTTCCCGGGAACCGAATTTGCCATCCTTACACGGACGGACCTGACCTGGAGGTATTTCAGCGTGGACACGGAGCCCGATCCACAGCCGGTCTCGCATGAACTGCTGTCGACCTGGCCGAACCCGTTCAACCCGTCGGCGCAGATCGGCTACCGCGTGGCAACATCCGGTGACGTGACCGTGGCCGTGTACGACCAACTGGGCCGTCACATTGCCACGCTGCACGACGGATTCCAGTCCGCCGGGGAGCACCAAGTGACCTTCCGCGCCGACCACCTGCCCAGTGGCAATTATGTCGTACGAATGACCACGCCCGTCGGGCAATCGACGCGTATGATGACCCTGTTGAAGTAG
- a CDS encoding choice-of-anchor B family protein — MHTLRSVIVAARLAVFAVMTLAFALVTTPPAAAQSIPTGETPSMLGFGATIAMADGEILVGSAPIDWPSGSDPAGEIYRYARQADGSWAEIGRIMASNGEHGDEFGRSILAADGRLYVGAPAMQTVYVFERVADYSGAKDWKEVGAWSPAAALVPAGHEVGGAYARGGYRTQTIARVAPFTAVTTYNGDTNEGSVLVTEDGSSFRTLVDAPAWAIAASGNRLFIGAPTANDNRGEVLVYELHMGNHWMQTATLSADGLDAGAMLGRALAADGDRVYVGAIKHGGSGAVVVYDLASDGTWSQTHVLQQETAEEARPAGDFGHGLALSDTHLLVGARSGAFVLALDALDAPPTRLETPGDQRGRNFGVGLAVSGDALAVGAPSADYGSGRAIIYALQPDGSWAETSDALGDVVGLSSVTGSKIECEDGLAAGLYPCEQVDLLSMLSTAELVNDRGANLNDIWGWTDPETGAEYVLAARTDGVSFIDIRNPEMPVYVGQLMRTEGSPGAWWRDVKVYKDHAYIVADGSGDHGMQVFDLTQLRDVNPADMPVDFEPTTTYRGVASSHNIVINEETGFGYATGSGSGAMGCGGQLHMIDLRDPANPTFVGCYTHQEFGGTHDAQCVVYRGPDTDHHGQEICLNSNGNAFIIADVTDKANPETISVARYPNTAYTHQGWLTEDHRYFYMNDELDEMNKIVDRTRTLVWDVSDLDEPILVNEFYHSNGASDHNLYVKGNLMYQSNYNAGLRILDISDPESPVEVGHFDTAPWAENMFGFAGSWSNYPFFKSGVIVVSSQAEGMFVLRKREVDL; from the coding sequence ATGCACACGCTCCGTTCCGTTATTGTCGCCGCGCGTCTGGCCGTTTTCGCTGTCATGACGTTGGCCTTCGCACTCGTCACCACGCCGCCCGCCGCCGCCCAGTCCATTCCGACCGGCGAGACCCCGTCCATGCTCGGATTCGGGGCCACCATTGCCATGGCCGACGGCGAAATCCTGGTGGGCTCGGCGCCTATCGATTGGCCGTCCGGTTCCGATCCGGCTGGCGAAATCTACCGGTACGCCCGGCAGGCTGATGGATCGTGGGCCGAAATCGGTCGCATCATGGCTTCCAACGGCGAACACGGCGATGAATTCGGCCGCTCCATCCTGGCCGCCGATGGCCGGCTGTATGTAGGCGCCCCGGCCATGCAGACGGTGTACGTGTTCGAGCGCGTGGCGGACTACAGCGGCGCGAAGGACTGGAAGGAAGTCGGCGCATGGTCTCCCGCGGCGGCCCTGGTGCCGGCCGGTCATGAAGTGGGCGGCGCCTACGCCCGCGGCGGGTATCGCACGCAGACCATTGCCCGTGTCGCGCCCTTCACGGCCGTGACCACCTACAATGGCGACACCAACGAGGGCTCGGTCCTCGTGACGGAGGACGGTTCGTCCTTCCGGACGCTGGTGGACGCCCCGGCCTGGGCCATCGCCGCGTCCGGGAACCGGCTCTTCATCGGTGCGCCGACGGCCAACGACAACCGCGGCGAAGTGCTGGTCTATGAACTCCACATGGGCAACCACTGGATGCAGACGGCCACACTGAGCGCGGACGGGCTGGATGCCGGGGCCATGCTGGGTCGCGCACTCGCGGCCGACGGCGACCGCGTGTACGTGGGCGCCATCAAGCACGGCGGCAGCGGAGCCGTCGTGGTGTACGACCTGGCGTCGGACGGCACGTGGTCGCAAACCCATGTACTGCAGCAGGAAACAGCGGAAGAAGCACGTCCGGCCGGGGACTTTGGCCACGGCCTGGCGCTGTCGGATACGCATCTGCTGGTGGGCGCGCGCAGCGGCGCATTCGTATTGGCGCTGGACGCATTGGATGCGCCACCGACCCGTCTGGAAACCCCGGGCGATCAACGCGGCCGCAATTTCGGCGTGGGTCTCGCGGTTTCGGGTGATGCACTTGCGGTAGGCGCGCCCAGCGCGGACTACGGCTCCGGCCGCGCCATCATCTACGCGCTGCAGCCGGACGGCTCCTGGGCCGAGACGTCCGATGCGCTCGGCGACGTCGTCGGGTTGTCGTCGGTCACCGGCAGCAAGATTGAGTGCGAGGACGGCCTGGCCGCCGGCCTCTATCCGTGCGAGCAGGTCGACTTGCTGTCCATGCTGTCGACCGCTGAACTGGTGAATGACCGCGGGGCCAACCTGAATGACATCTGGGGCTGGACCGATCCCGAAACGGGTGCCGAATACGTACTTGCTGCCCGCACCGACGGTGTGTCGTTCATCGACATCCGCAATCCCGAAATGCCGGTGTACGTGGGCCAGCTCATGCGTACGGAAGGCTCGCCGGGCGCCTGGTGGCGTGACGTCAAGGTCTACAAGGACCACGCCTACATCGTGGCGGACGGTTCAGGCGACCACGGCATGCAGGTGTTCGACCTGACGCAGCTCCGCGATGTGAATCCGGCCGACATGCCGGTCGACTTCGAGCCGACGACCACCTACCGGGGCGTGGCCAGCTCGCACAACATCGTGATCAACGAAGAAACCGGGTTCGGATACGCCACGGGATCCGGTTCGGGTGCCATGGGGTGCGGCGGTCAGCTGCACATGATCGATCTGCGCGACCCCGCCAATCCGACATTCGTGGGATGCTACACGCATCAGGAATTCGGCGGCACGCACGATGCGCAATGCGTGGTCTACCGGGGTCCCGACACCGACCACCACGGCCAGGAAATCTGCCTGAACTCCAACGGAAACGCCTTCATCATTGCCGACGTGACCGACAAGGCCAATCCGGAGACCATTTCGGTAGCCCGCTACCCCAACACCGCCTATACCCACCAGGGCTGGCTGACGGAGGACCACCGGTACTTCTACATGAACGACGAGCTCGACGAAATGAACAAGATCGTGGACCGCACGCGGACGCTGGTGTGGGACGTGAGTGATCTGGACGAGCCCATCCTCGTGAACGAGTTCTACCACTCGAACGGCGCCAGTGACCACAACCTGTACGTCAAGGGCAACCTCATGTACCAGTCCAATTACAACGCCGGTCTGCGGATCCTCGACATCTCCGACCCCGAGAGCCCTGTCGAAGTCGGACACTTCGACACGGCTCCCTGGGCCGAGAATATGTTCGGGTTCGCCGGGTCGTGGAGCAACTACCCCTTCTTCAAGAGCGGCGTGATCGTGGTCAGCAGCCAGGCGGAAGGAATGTTCGTGCTCCGCAAACGGGAGGTGGACCTGTAG